One segment of Candidatus Omnitrophota bacterium DNA contains the following:
- a CDS encoding tetratricopeptide repeat protein produces MIGFKNSYYLPRLILSNLILISLISLVGCSEKNLDLSKKYYKEGLVHFNKKEYPQALDLFMKSSDLVDNPSTCDMIGLTYKGIGDHNNAILWFKKAIETDPLYWITYINIGDIHNEDSNYEEAITWYVKGKEINSRVELPYMKLCDIFLKQGEVEKAIDECKDAIEKLAPYTSEPHFRLGDIYADKGLYDKAITEWKAAKSDPYYDRIYKEYDPVEKRIQNIEPFLKKQ; encoded by the coding sequence ATGATTGGATTCAAGAATAGTTATTACTTACCAAGATTAATTTTATCAAATTTAATTCTTATTAGTCTTATTTCTTTAGTAGGTTGTTCAGAAAAAAATCTTGATTTATCAAAAAAATATTACAAAGAGGGATTAGTTCATTTTAATAAAAAAGAATATCCGCAAGCATTGGATTTATTCATGAAATCATCTGACTTAGTTGATAACCCATCAACATGCGATATGATAGGATTAACATATAAAGGAATAGGCGACCACAATAATGCGATTTTATGGTTTAAAAAAGCTATTGAAACTGATCCACTATATTGGATAACTTATATTAACATAGGGGATATTCATAACGAAGACAGTAATTATGAAGAGGCCATTACATGGTATGTTAAGGGTAAAGAAATAAATTCTCGAGTTGAATTACCCTATATGAAATTATGTGATATTTTTCTGAAACAAGGTGAGGTAGAGAAAGCCATTGATGAATGCAAAGATGCTATTGAAAAATTAGCGCCATATACTTCTGAACCGCACTTTAGATTAGGTGATATATACGCAGACAAAGGGCTATATGATAAAGCCATAACAGAATGGAAAGCCGCCAAAAGTGATCCATATTATGATAGAATTTATAAAGAATACGACCCTGTGGAAAAACGGATACAAAATATAGAGCCATTTTTAAAGAAACAATAA
- a CDS encoding type II secretion system GspH family protein produces MKTKNRAFTLIELLVVISVIGVLAALLVPATGAARQMAKRIEDLNDLRQLIIADYLYADDHNGEFAPTTSDLWPSYISDAHIFVSSHDTREDAGPSNPSYKKWAGSPRSLLPGSIKGGLCEYVSFFMTLTDKTDPDTITLADADTTTYPGLYLIASADGKVEAVRAEDATRFLPPLDYGPGGDIPAE; encoded by the coding sequence ATGAAAACGAAAAACCGAGCCTTCACATTAATAGAACTACTTGTTGTGATATCGGTAATAGGGGTACTTGCGGCCTTGCTAGTCCCTGCCACGGGGGCCGCGCGACAGATGGCCAAGAGGATAGAAGATCTGAATGACTTGAGGCAGCTTATTATAGCTGACTACTTGTATGCCGATGACCATAACGGCGAGTTTGCGCCGACAACATCAGACCTCTGGCCCTCCTATATTAGCGATGCGCATATATTTGTCAGCTCGCATGACACGCGTGAAGACGCAGGGCCTTCAAACCCATCTTATAAAAAATGGGCCGGATCGCCGAGATCTCTTTTGCCAGGTAGCATAAAAGGGGGCCTGTGCGAATATGTTTCATTCTTTATGACCCTAACTGATAAAACAGACCCTGATACTATAACGCTTGCCGATGCGGATACTACGACTTATCCGGGACTTTACCTAATAGCTTCTGCAGATGGAAAAGTAGAAGCTGTACGAGCAGAAGATGCTACTCGTTTCTTACCGCCGTTGGATTATGGCCCTGGTGGAGATATACCTGCAGAGTAA
- a CDS encoding TlpA family protein disulfide reductase, which yields MIKRSVIFILLMGLILFAECSMAQDNALKKAPDFSLQDIKGKTVGLSDYINKVIILNFFATWCPPCREEIPDFIEMVNTTDKERFAIIGVSVDKGDINIVKKFATEHRINYPVLIDDGSTSNAYGPISSIPTTFIIDKKGNIVEKIIGSRSKGQFENKIKPLL from the coding sequence ATGATTAAGAGAAGTGTAATATTTATTTTGCTGATGGGGTTGATATTGTTTGCAGAATGCTCAATGGCACAGGACAATGCTTTAAAAAAAGCACCCGATTTTTCGCTTCAGGACATTAAAGGCAAGACAGTAGGGCTATCCGATTACATTAACAAGGTGATTATTCTTAACTTTTTCGCCACATGGTGCCCGCCGTGCAGGGAAGAGATACCGGATTTCATAGAAATGGTTAACACTACTGACAAGGAAAGATTCGCAATCATAGGCGTTTCCGTAGATAAGGGCGACATCAACATCGTGAAGAAGTTTGCCACGGAGCACAGGATAAATTATCCGGTATTGATAGATGACGGCTCTACCTCAAATGCCTATGGCCCCATTAGCAGCATACCGACCACGTTTATTATAGATAAAAAAGGTAATATCGTCGAAAAGATCATCGGCTCAAGGAGCAAAGGGCAGTTCGAAAATAAGATAAAGCCACTTTTATAA
- a CDS encoding S8 family serine peptidase, giving the protein MKKGVVYLFVLCLFLPVVAHSDNQISSTEAYLQELQLQGKERVVVTFKDAVDPSLVDKYGGILIRVFSTIKALVCEIPQENIDLLKQEESVKDVAPDVVMEFPEGGRERDPDELALFNRFKKEYLASIRKEYHDAIRQARREYLDSLRGLLSKRRTILLYNNLLRTYRRIGRTNSSVYRSLLSKHNELLREYYAEFRRILSEYRSKLTAAKENHVQLASEWRVKVDEMVALSYTGTVTVRWNNLEAGLNSKAAWDNYNLDGTGIKIAIIDTGINYTLENLNDHYLGGYDFVYDDDDPMPNMPTPKIREDHGTEVASLAVGEGAIKVVGVAYNASYYSLRMTDDDAGHPLATDVMAAIEWATDSAHKADIISMSLGTYSLGGLQQAFETICNNAYNAGILLVAASGNDGVSDCWYPAAFENVISVGAHTIDQTVATFSNGSVDIVAPGGDGDIITPEDNLYTVGADNRAWWAWGTSFATPHVSALLALQLQYARRTGSPEPIDFNEGKPFEVNNGYLWEVMKHSAQQLTSEPYDPVYQGKGKIWAAETDPLPPTPKDGSIDCMAEKWPLNPEVEYLNYLYREEGLYPAYYIGTSMYYDVNLTNNTNTAGNYASDIENINLTATQAYYQHEGEINTPGAPIEVFPAVSSLTAGSQEILSDTYYLPWALVPGLNRTILDLEFELTDDTNNRLIKVTYPYANIWCPPPLINEGFPIE; this is encoded by the coding sequence ATGAAAAAGGGGGTAGTTTACTTATTCGTATTATGCCTATTTCTTCCGGTTGTAGCGCATTCCGATAATCAAATCTCTTCTACAGAAGCATATCTTCAAGAACTCCAATTACAGGGAAAAGAAAGAGTTGTTGTTACATTTAAGGATGCGGTTGATCCTTCCTTGGTAGATAAATACGGCGGCATCTTAATCCGCGTATTCTCAACCATAAAAGCCCTTGTATGCGAAATCCCCCAAGAAAATATAGATCTGTTAAAGCAGGAAGAATCTGTAAAGGATGTGGCTCCTGATGTGGTGATGGAGTTTCCTGAGGGAGGTAGAGAACGCGATCCCGACGAGCTTGCATTGTTCAACCGCTTCAAAAAAGAGTACCTCGCAAGTATAAGGAAAGAGTATCATGATGCGATAAGGCAGGCACGCAGGGAATATTTGGATTCGCTTAGGGGGCTTCTTTCAAAAAGGCGGACTATCCTTCTTTATAATAACCTTTTACGTACTTACAGGCGTATCGGCCGGACAAATTCATCTGTATACCGCTCTCTCCTGAGCAAACATAATGAACTTTTAAGAGAATATTACGCAGAATTCAGACGCATACTTAGTGAGTACCGTTCAAAGCTGACTGCCGCAAAAGAGAACCATGTCCAACTCGCAAGCGAATGGCGGGTAAAAGTAGACGAAATGGTAGCCCTTTCATACACAGGAACTGTAACTGTCCGGTGGAACAATTTAGAGGCAGGGCTGAATTCGAAAGCTGCGTGGGATAACTATAATCTTGACGGCACAGGCATAAAGATAGCGATAATTGATACGGGAATAAACTATACTCTTGAAAATTTGAATGACCACTATTTAGGCGGATATGATTTTGTCTATGACGATGATGATCCAATGCCTAACATGCCTACCCCGAAGATAAGAGAAGACCATGGGACAGAGGTTGCTTCTCTCGCCGTAGGCGAAGGTGCAATTAAAGTAGTCGGCGTCGCCTATAACGCAAGCTATTATTCGCTTCGGATGACCGATGATGATGCTGGTCACCCTCTTGCAACTGATGTTATGGCGGCCATAGAATGGGCAACAGATTCTGCTCACAAGGCGGATATCATTTCCATGAGTTTAGGTACTTATAGCTTGGGGGGACTACAACAGGCATTTGAAACTATTTGCAACAATGCTTATAATGCAGGCATTTTGCTTGTTGCAGCCTCCGGCAACGATGGTGTTTCTGATTGCTGGTATCCAGCAGCATTTGAAAATGTTATTTCTGTAGGAGCGCATACAATTGACCAAACCGTCGCAACTTTTTCAAATGGTAGCGTGGATATTGTTGCCCCCGGGGGCGATGGCGATATAATTACTCCAGAGGATAATTTATACACAGTAGGAGCTGATAACCGTGCTTGGTGGGCTTGGGGCACATCTTTCGCGACTCCGCATGTTTCCGCTTTGCTCGCCCTCCAGCTCCAATATGCCAGGCGAACGGGAAGCCCAGAACCCATAGATTTCAATGAAGGTAAACCATTTGAAGTTAATAACGGCTATCTTTGGGAAGTAATGAAACATTCGGCCCAGCAGTTAACGAGTGAGCCCTACGATCCTGTTTATCAGGGAAAGGGTAAAATCTGGGCCGCTGAGACAGATCCGCTGCCTCCGACGCCGAAAGACGGTTCAATTGACTGCATGGCAGAAAAATGGCCGCTAAATCCTGAGGTTGAATACCTGAACTATCTTTATCGCGAAGAAGGCCTTTACCCCGCATATTATATCGGCACAAGCATGTATTACGACGTCAATCTGACAAACAATACCAATACCGCCGGTAATTACGCGAGCGATATCGAAAATATCAACCTTACAGCAACTCAGGCATACTACCAGCATGAAGGTGAAATAAATACACCCGGTGCACCCATTGAGGTGTTTCCCGCAGTATCATCTCTTACGGCAGGGAGCCAGGAGATTTTATCCGATACATATTATTTGCCATGGGCCTTGGTCCCGGGCCTCAACAGGACAATTCTTGATCTTGAATTCGAATTAACAGACGACACCAATAACCGCCTTATCAAGGTAACATATCCTTACGCAAATATATGGTGCCCGCCGCCTCTAATAAATGAGGGCTTCCCAATAGAATAG
- a CDS encoding CHASE2 domain-containing protein: MRVRREKIKIDLDDIATFLEAKAPLFLGAASIVILSVYVLTTLSSPRIKEYRLSSSDDLFNERYQYNQTSDKDKLHPKDIVFVTLSEESIRHVGTDFPWGRDIYADFLDKVKEDNPKVIAIDIALYGEGRGGPEVDMKLADAIKKCGNVILASAYGKEMFYLGPNETFAKASRDYGVAGTMGDIDYVARRVRISSLLVHNVKKLKEISFEIKMALQYLGIPYDTYKKTWQNFIFESKDKRVVLPADENGYLVINYLSKSEDVTTIPVWEVLEEKTPKGLFKDKLVLLSRTGNVSRDMLRTPIGDMRGGAVIANIANSIITGNYIREMNSKLAFLLTALLFLLCFLAFRKHFLTGFFVLIFVYATAPLLSSYLFMNADIIWRAFDILRLLPVLLLVEIAYKVLVFFIRYTDSVRNATINPETGFCSETHFFSEVDYAASHAVKFKHACSLIAIRITNLEWIKKDLSFRRSEMVYEKIVELIKTKLKENSFIGFVKLILKRKVFACDFPLDMFEICLPYLDVAQANTIADSLLHNIKEIDFKITKEHLKPTIAIGISSVDAESFPKRGEGLRESAEAASERAEEMQPNEICRFNIEVDGPGIETYIAREKSISFRKIGFSSREYAKKLIEEKINFLHREVISEKEKDRIYKEVFHTFIKRIEKKDLYTGGHVVRCGEYTEKIARKLKMPERDVRLLTQEAVLHDIGKIGVPADILRKEGDLTYEERKIMEVHPVISAEILDLCTYFRRMRSAVEAHHERLDGSGYPRGLKGGDIPREAQILAIVDVYDALTSERSYRKKKKKFSEKEAIEELESQKEGLNQEIVSVLKEILKEEGKLTG; this comes from the coding sequence ATGCGTGTCAGGAGGGAAAAAATAAAAATTGACCTTGATGATATAGCTACCTTTCTTGAAGCCAAAGCGCCGTTATTTCTTGGAGCGGCGAGCATTGTTATCCTAAGTGTATATGTTCTTACCACCCTATCTTCTCCCCGCATAAAGGAGTACCGCCTTAGCTCATCCGACGATCTCTTTAACGAAAGATACCAATATAATCAAACCTCCGACAAGGATAAACTGCATCCCAAAGACATCGTTTTTGTAACGCTCAGCGAGGAGTCCATAAGACATGTTGGAACAGATTTCCCCTGGGGAAGAGACATTTATGCTGATTTTCTTGATAAGGTGAAAGAGGATAACCCTAAGGTAATCGCTATCGATATCGCTCTATATGGAGAAGGACGCGGTGGTCCTGAGGTCGACATGAAACTCGCTGATGCCATCAAAAAATGCGGCAATGTTATACTCGCATCTGCCTACGGCAAGGAAATGTTTTATCTCGGGCCTAATGAAACTTTTGCCAAGGCCTCTCGAGACTACGGCGTAGCCGGCACAATGGGGGACATTGACTATGTAGCAAGGCGGGTTAGGATATCATCTCTTCTGGTTCATAACGTTAAAAAACTCAAGGAGATTTCATTCGAGATAAAGATGGCTTTGCAGTATCTTGGTATCCCCTATGATACATATAAAAAGACTTGGCAGAATTTTATCTTTGAGTCAAAAGATAAACGCGTAGTTCTCCCCGCAGATGAGAACGGCTATCTTGTCATAAACTATTTGAGCAAATCGGAAGATGTAACGACGATTCCCGTATGGGAAGTCCTGGAAGAAAAAACGCCGAAGGGTTTATTTAAGGACAAACTTGTGCTTTTAAGCAGAACGGGCAACGTGTCTAGGGATATGCTCAGGACACCGATAGGCGACATGCGCGGAGGCGCGGTAATTGCGAATATAGCCAATTCTATAATTACAGGGAATTATATAAGAGAGATGAATTCCAAGTTAGCATTTCTTCTTACCGCGTTATTATTTTTATTGTGCTTTTTGGCGTTTCGTAAGCACTTCTTGACGGGTTTCTTCGTACTTATATTCGTGTATGCAACAGCTCCTCTTCTTTCGTCTTATTTATTCATGAATGCCGATATTATATGGCGGGCCTTCGATATCCTGAGATTGTTGCCGGTATTACTATTGGTTGAGATAGCATACAAGGTTCTTGTGTTCTTTATAAGGTATACTGACTCTGTAAGAAACGCCACAATAAATCCTGAGACGGGGTTCTGCTCAGAGACACATTTCTTTTCTGAGGTCGACTACGCCGCAAGCCACGCGGTAAAGTTCAAACATGCCTGCTCTCTAATTGCAATCAGGATAACCAATCTCGAGTGGATAAAGAAAGATTTAAGTTTCAGAAGAAGCGAGATGGTTTATGAGAAAATAGTAGAGTTGATAAAGACGAAACTGAAGGAAAACTCATTTATAGGATTCGTGAAATTAATCCTTAAAAGAAAGGTCTTTGCTTGCGATTTTCCTTTGGATATGTTTGAGATATGCCTGCCTTATCTAGATGTGGCTCAAGCCAATACAATAGCCGACAGTCTCCTTCACAATATAAAGGAGATAGATTTTAAAATAACCAAAGAACACCTTAAGCCGACCATAGCCATCGGCATATCCAGCGTAGATGCTGAATCATTCCCAAAAAGAGGCGAAGGCCTCAGGGAAAGCGCGGAGGCGGCTTCGGAAAGGGCCGAAGAGATGCAACCGAATGAGATATGCCGTTTTAATATCGAAGTTGACGGCCCCGGGATCGAGACCTATATCGCAAGAGAAAAATCAATCTCGTTCAGAAAAATAGGCTTTAGCAGCAGAGAATACGCCAAAAAATTAATTGAAGAAAAAATAAATTTCCTGCATCGCGAGGTTATCAGCGAAAAAGAGAAAGATAGAATATATAAAGAGGTATTCCACACCTTTATAAAGCGCATAGAAAAAAAAGACCTATACACAGGGGGACATGTTGTGCGCTGCGGAGAGTATACGGAAAAAATCGCAAGGAAACTAAAGATGCCTGAAAGAGACGTACGGCTTCTCACGCAGGAAGCGGTCCTTCACGACATAGGAAAGATAGGAGTGCCCGCGGATATCTTGAGAAAGGAAGGCGATCTAACCTATGAGGAAAGAAAGATTATGGAGGTGCATCCGGTAATCAGCGCAGAAATACTCGATCTATGTACGTATTTCAGGAGGATGCGTTCTGCTGTCGAGGCTCACCACGAACGCCTGGACGGTTCAGGCTATCCCAGGGGGTTAAAGGGGGGTGATATTCCGCGTGAGGCTCAGATACTAGCGATAGTCGATGTATATGACGCCCTGACCTCGGAGAGGTCTTATCGCAAGAAGAAGAAAAAGTTTTCCGAGAAAGAGGCCATAGAAGAACTTGAGTCTCAGAAAGAAGGCTTAAATCAAGAAATCGTCTCAGTATTAAAGGAGATCCTTAAAGAGGAAGGAAAGCTTACGGGGTAG
- a CDS encoding CHASE2 domain-containing protein gives MEKDPLYLLKRPVFSVLLVLVITTLYIHLQVSPGTFAIQPLIYPKFKLQDAFFKARLLYNERFRKGYPKESAVVLIASDEESVSKINDNQYTSYDPRFLARLITRISECQPKVIVLDIGFFNYGNYEGRPELIEAIKKAGNVFVVWDSSGMGTPGRQFDEDIMNASLGYGRVDITPAATIDNVIRVYYPSGYLKEGVGRVLPLALQAALAYKDMPFNIHYYDPKTNTILFMSKEYIIGLPLNEEKMTYINFLYDEKMIPTIPIWKAMEENLDPALLKGKIALVGMTAKGYNDFHLTPIGRIPGPIIMANQMNTFVHFYMFREYSNRIEALALVILGFLLTFLFYRRSMVEGFIVLIGTICASLAASFTLFLLNFLWSAWDLIALSLLLYLAILIHKASIWEVENKMLRTQRS, from the coding sequence ATGGAAAAAGATCCGCTATATCTATTAAAACGTCCGGTGTTTTCGGTGCTTCTGGTACTGGTTATTACGACGCTTTATATCCATCTGCAGGTATCCCCCGGCACCTTTGCTATTCAGCCTCTGATATATCCCAAATTTAAATTGCAGGATGCTTTTTTCAAAGCAAGGCTCTTATATAATGAGCGCTTCAGGAAAGGCTACCCCAAAGAAAGCGCCGTCGTTTTAATAGCCAGCGATGAGGAAAGCGTGTCAAAAATTAACGATAACCAGTATACCAGCTATGATCCGCGGTTTTTGGCGCGGCTTATAACGCGCATTTCAGAATGCCAGCCCAAAGTGATCGTCCTTGACATAGGATTTTTTAACTACGGGAATTATGAAGGAAGGCCTGAGCTGATAGAAGCCATTAAAAAAGCCGGAAATGTCTTTGTGGTTTGGGATTCGTCAGGAATGGGTACGCCGGGCCGGCAATTCGATGAAGATATAATGAACGCCTCGCTTGGCTATGGAAGGGTCGATATTACCCCAGCCGCCACAATCGATAATGTCATAAGGGTATATTATCCATCCGGCTATCTTAAGGAAGGCGTTGGCAGAGTACTGCCTCTTGCGCTGCAGGCGGCATTGGCTTATAAGGACATGCCTTTTAACATTCATTATTATGACCCGAAGACGAACACGATATTATTTATGTCAAAGGAATATATAATAGGCCTGCCTCTTAATGAGGAGAAGATGACCTACATAAATTTTCTCTATGACGAGAAGATGATCCCGACAATCCCCATATGGAAAGCTATGGAAGAGAATCTCGACCCTGCTTTGCTCAAAGGGAAGATAGCGCTTGTAGGAATGACGGCAAAAGGTTATAACGATTTCCACTTGACTCCGATAGGTAGAATACCCGGCCCTATCATCATGGCAAACCAGATGAATACCTTTGTTCATTTCTATATGTTTCGTGAATACTCGAATAGAATAGAGGCATTGGCATTAGTTATTCTTGGATTCCTTTTGACCTTTCTTTTCTATAGACGCAGCATGGTTGAAGGGTTTATCGTGCTTATCGGCACAATTTGCGCTTCATTAGCGGCATCATTTACGCTCTTTCTGTTGAATTTTTTGTGGTCTGCATGGGACCTGATAGCGCTTTCCCTGCTCTTATACCTTGCCATTCTGATTCATAAAGCAAGCATTTGGGAAGTCGAGAATAAGATGCTGCGGACTCAACGGTCCTGA